From one Salmo salar chromosome ssa09, Ssal_v3.1, whole genome shotgun sequence genomic stretch:
- the LOC106611988 gene encoding LON peptidase N-terminal domain and RING finger protein 3 produces the protein MGTDSTDCMLLLAVEAFKSKNFGLAADIYECQMLHLRDPGKQQDLLVKRADALAFAGKLNEAFEIYRKAAEIGRLRPVHLENLIKYLSNSIKRNDGTDSQSNRQETNSYCVGYDAFTCRICYRFLYEPVTLPCGHCFCKKCLDREEMPVCCKECNDMTKFNDVDNYRVNVVLSNLLSKWFPVQLLAVHLRREGNGLYSEKMDSALEKYNEAIQIAPRDHVLYSNRSQINSSLKNYQDALHDAEMACKLMPLWSMGHIRKAQALVTLGKCEEALREYLVVIALDPESKLAKTEAQKILSDLLAPVTDQVHNRILDCTSLLSSRSRFKGGVLNTSSCIITTSYKEYKNIIASDEKLTLSPTVSESKTDGSFETCSGKKIENQVNVCHPSVTNRSVFLKRSSSEDSQVDSSDICKRSRYEVTQNEQATSWSTVLAGLIDPTDLECSLCMRLFYEPVTTPCGHTFCLKCLERCLDYNPKCPLCKMDLKEYLSESKYNKTVLVENLICKYLPSELMDRQKVNAEEIADLSNLNKNVPIFVCTMAFPTVPCPLHVFEPCYRLMIRRCMEMGTKQFGMCLDDNLKGFADYGCLLEIRNVEFFADGRSIVDTIGKRRFKVIEQHQRDGYNTADIEYLEDIKVEGVTEKELQSLHDAVYDQALIWVNSLKAEQMERIVGHFGPMPEKNSEPQACPNGPSWCWWLLAVLPLQGRAQLPFLALTSLKDRLSGIRRVLLFMTRNRSSR, from the exons ATGGGAACGGATAGTACAGATTGTATGCTGCTTCTTGCGGTAGAAGCGTTTAAATCTAAAAACTTCGGGCTCGCAGCAGACATATACGAATGTCAAATGCTGCACCTCCGTGACCCTGGTAAGCAGCAAGATCTGTTGGTGAAACGAGCCGATGCCCTGGCATTTGCTGGCAAATTGAACGAAGCTTTCGAAATCTACCGAAAAGCGGCTGAAATCGGGAGACTCCGACCAGTCCATCTGGAGAATCTTATTAAATATCTCTCTAACAGTATTAAAAGAAATGATGGGACAGACAGTCAAAGCAACAGGCAGGAGACGAACTCTTATTGCGTTGGATATGATGCATTTACCTGCAGAATATGTTATAGATTTCTATACGAGCCAGTTACCTTGCCTTGTGGACACTGCTTTTGCAAAAAGTGCCTGGACAGAGAAGAAATGCCTGTCTGCTGCAAAGAGTGCAATGACATGACCAAATTCAATGATGTGGACAATTATAGAGTAAATGTTGTTCTTAGTAACTTGTTATCAAAGTGGTTTCCAGTTCAATTACTTGCTGTTCATCTGAGACGTGAGGGGAATGGACTATATTCAGAGAAAATGGATTCTGCTTTGGAAAAATACAACGAAGCTATACAAATAG CTCCAAGGGACCATGTTCTGTACAGCAACCGATCACAGATCAATTCCAGTCTGAAGAATTACCAGGATGCCCTTCATGATGCAGAGATGGCATGCAAACTCATGCCTCTATGGTCCATG GGACATATTAGAAAAGCACAAGCTCTTGTCACTCTGGGGAAATGTGAAGAAGCGTTAAGAGAGTACCTGGTCGTCATTGCATTAGACCCTGAGAGTAAACTGGCAAAAACAGAGGCGCAAAAGATTCTGAGTGATCTCCTGGCCCCTGTCACTGATCAAGTACACAACAGAATCCTGGACTGCACAAGTCTACTATCTTCCAGAAGTAGATTTAAAGGTGGCGTCCTGAACACCTCAAGCTGCATCATCACCACATCTTACAAG GAATACAAGAATATCATCGCCTCTGACGAGAAGTTGACGTTGTCGCCCACGGTGAGTGAATCTAAGACAGATGGCTCGTTTGAGACATGCAGCGGAAAGAAAATAGAAAATCAGGTGAATGTCTGCCATCCCAGCGTCACCAACAGGAGCGTCTTCCTCAAACGTAGCTCATCAGAGGACAGCCAAGTGGACAGTAGCGACATCTGCAAGCGTTCCAGATATG AAGTGACACAGAATGAACAGGCAACTTCCTGGAGTACAGTACTTGCTGGCCTCATAGACCCGACTGACCTGGAGTGTTCTCTGTGTATGAG GCTCTTTTATGAACCAGTCACCACTCCTTGCGGACACACCTTCTGTCTGAAATGCCTGGAGCGATGTCTGGACTACAACCCAAAATGTCCTCTCTGCAAGATGGATCTGAAAGAGTATCTGTCAGAAAGTAAATACAACAAGACTGTCTTGGTGGAGAACCTCATCTGCAAGTATCTGCCATCCGAGCTCATGGACAGGCAGAAAGTCAACGCGGAGGAGATTGCAGACTTATCGAA TCTAAACAAGAACGTGCCTATATTTGTTTGCACCATGGCCTTCCCCACCGTTCCATGCCCTCTTCACGTCTTTGAGCCCTGCTACAGGCTGATGATCCGCAGGTGTATGGAGATGGGTACCAAGCAGTTTGGAATGTGCCTCGATGATAACCTCAAAGG ATTTGCAGATTACGGTTGCCTCCTGGAGATCCGAAACGTGGAATTCTTTGCAGATGGCCGCTCCATTGTTGACACCATCGGGAAAAGAAGGTTTAAAGTAATTGAGCAACACCAGAGAGATGGGTACAacacagcagacattgaataCCTGGAAGACATTAAG gTGGAGGGTGTGACAGAGAAGGAGCTTCAGAGTCTCCATGATGCAGTGTATGACCAGGCCTTAATCTGGGTCAACTCCCTCAAAGCAGAACAGATGGAGAGGATCGTGGGTCACTTTGGGCCCATGCCGGAGAAAAACTCTGAACCACAG GCCTGTCCCAACGGGCCGTCCTGGTGCTGGTGGCTGCTGGCAGTCCTTCCTCTGCAGGGTCGAGCCCAGCTGCCCTTCCTTGCCCTGACCTCCCTGAAGGACAGACTCAGTGGCATCCGCAGAGTACTCCTCTTCATGACCCGCAACCGCTCCTCTCGATAA